One Corynebacterium appendicis CIP 107643 DNA window includes the following coding sequences:
- a CDS encoding acyltransferase family protein, with the protein MALLYTCSISNTSKRLYPILPELEGLRAVAALGIVVTHVSFQTGLGSALFERFDFFVAVFFALSAFLLARGQARLATYPSHRLTRILPAYLVCAVVVMAALPSLSGLSWQQALANLFLVQVYVPDGLVPGLTQMWSLCIEVAFYFVLPLYLVAGQRVRAVLLAGAVLFGLAWPWLIDGLDAPLNLQIFPPSYAPWFAVGLGCAELERAGVRLRVSGRARWAFPMLALGVAWLAGQEWVGPQGLTHPSPSEFNARIILGTVFAALWLAPFALAPRRYGGVLASPVMRALGRWSYSIFLWHVAVLELAFPVLGRELFTGRVIDFALVLAFTVVVSVAVSYISYELVEAPAMHWLRHNSPRRSPRPSPPQNPPRNSQPATVPAPATGP; encoded by the coding sequence ATGGCCCTCCTTTACACTTGCAGTATCTCGAACACTAGCAAGCGCCTTTACCCGATCCTCCCCGAACTCGAGGGCCTGCGCGCGGTCGCCGCCCTGGGGATCGTGGTCACGCACGTCTCCTTCCAGACCGGCCTGGGCAGCGCGCTGTTCGAACGCTTCGATTTCTTCGTCGCCGTGTTCTTCGCCCTGTCGGCTTTCCTGTTGGCGCGCGGACAAGCACGCTTAGCGACGTACCCCTCCCACCGCCTCACCCGCATCCTGCCGGCGTACCTCGTGTGCGCCGTGGTGGTGATGGCCGCGCTGCCCAGCCTGTCTGGTTTGAGCTGGCAGCAGGCGCTGGCCAACCTCTTTTTGGTGCAGGTCTACGTCCCAGACGGGCTCGTGCCCGGGCTGACGCAAATGTGGTCGCTGTGCATCGAGGTGGCGTTCTACTTTGTGCTTCCGCTCTATCTCGTCGCGGGGCAGCGGGTGCGCGCGGTCCTGCTTGCCGGCGCTGTGTTATTCGGGCTGGCCTGGCCGTGGCTCATCGACGGCCTCGACGCCCCCCTCAACCTCCAGATCTTCCCGCCGTCGTACGCCCCGTGGTTCGCCGTCGGGCTGGGCTGCGCGGAGCTGGAGCGCGCCGGGGTGCGTCTGCGCGTGTCCGGCCGTGCGCGGTGGGCGTTTCCCATGCTCGCGCTGGGCGTCGCGTGGCTCGCCGGACAGGAGTGGGTCGGCCCGCAAGGGCTGACCCACCCGAGCCCGTCAGAGTTCAACGCCCGGATCATCCTGGGCACCGTCTTCGCCGCGCTGTGGCTCGCGCCGTTCGCGCTGGCGCCGCGGCGCTACGGCGGCGTTCTGGCCAGCCCCGTGATGCGCGCGCTGGGGCGCTGGTCCTACTCGATCTTCCTGTGGCATGTCGCGGTGCTGGAACTCGCGTTCCCGGTTCTCGGCCGCGAGCTGTTCACCGGACGCGTGATCGACTTCGCTCTCGTGCTCGCCTTCACCGTCGTGGTGTCGGTGGCCGTGAGCTACATCAGCTACGAGCTTGTCGAGGCCCCCGCCATGCACTGGCTGCGACACAACTCACCGCGACGCAGCCCGCGACCGTCACCGCCGCAGAATCCCCCGCGTAATTCTCAGCCGGCCACGGTGCCCGCGCCAGCCACAGGCCCATGA
- a CDS encoding porin PorA family protein, with translation MKRLYWCVAVFVVGMVLGTMVAPPIVTAMKPLKNGVTTLTWTGGVTEEIEVAGAKKDATVTVRGPGGEYSDEISRYTAETSRGLVFLFPFKPDRRSFRFYDPAGDAQGTVDYVGPGRVDGLGTYEFHGTFDGDDYHAERTFEVERRTGTLIDATWETADGTRTLDDATRAAQLSLAHDRVRVLKILQFLAWLGGFMAVVAAAAGVVIFVRR, from the coding sequence ATGAAGCGGCTGTACTGGTGCGTCGCCGTGTTCGTCGTCGGCATGGTCCTGGGGACAATGGTGGCGCCACCGATCGTCACGGCGATGAAACCGCTGAAAAACGGTGTCACGACGTTGACGTGGACCGGAGGGGTCACCGAGGAAATCGAGGTTGCCGGCGCGAAGAAGGACGCCACCGTGACCGTGCGCGGGCCGGGCGGCGAATACAGCGACGAGATTTCCCGCTACACCGCCGAAACTTCGCGCGGCCTGGTCTTTCTCTTCCCCTTCAAGCCGGACCGCCGCAGCTTCCGCTTCTACGACCCGGCGGGCGACGCGCAGGGCACCGTCGACTACGTGGGCCCCGGGCGCGTCGACGGGCTGGGCACGTACGAATTCCACGGCACCTTCGACGGCGACGACTACCACGCCGAGCGCACCTTCGAGGTTGAGCGCCGCACGGGCACGCTGATAGATGCGACGTGGGAGACAGCCGACGGCACGCGCACGCTTGACGACGCCACACGTGCCGCCCAACTCTCCCTCGCCCACGACCGGGTGCGCGTGCTGAAGATCCTGCAATTCCTCGCGTGGCTGGGCGGGTTCATGGCTGTCGTCGCCGCGGCTGCGGGAGTGGTGATCTTTGTCCGGCGGTAG
- a CDS encoding glycosyltransferase family 4 protein has product MKILLLCWRDTTHPQGGGSERYLERVGAYLASQGHEVIYRSASHTDAPHRSLRDGIRFRRYGGKYTVYLRAPFAVWGSGADVVVDTQNGIPFFARLFTRKPVVLLTHHCHQEQWPVAGPVIGRLGWFLESELAPLVYRGAQYVTVSEASRADLVALGVNRGDIAIIENGVDPVPADLPSLKPDGKTHLVVLSRLVPHKRIEQAIDTVRDLPGVVLDIVGSGWWEDQLRAYAADLGDRVIFHGHVGDDLKHALLARSDLHLMPSAKEGWGIAVIEAGQHGVPTVGYREAGGLRDSIADGETGVLVDTEAEFRAAVRELVSDPDRRTALGAAARHRASQYSWQETGRKFAALLSRVVGSFT; this is encoded by the coding sequence ATGAAGATCCTCTTGCTGTGTTGGCGCGACACCACCCACCCCCAAGGCGGCGGCAGCGAACGCTACCTGGAACGCGTCGGGGCGTACCTGGCCAGCCAAGGACACGAGGTCATCTACCGCAGCGCCAGCCACACAGACGCACCGCATCGCTCGCTCCGCGACGGCATCCGTTTCCGCCGCTACGGCGGCAAGTACACCGTCTATCTGCGCGCTCCTTTCGCGGTGTGGGGGAGTGGGGCGGACGTGGTCGTCGATACGCAAAATGGCATTCCGTTCTTCGCGCGGCTGTTCACGCGCAAACCTGTGGTGCTGCTGACGCACCATTGCCACCAGGAGCAGTGGCCTGTCGCCGGTCCCGTGATCGGGCGGTTGGGGTGGTTCTTGGAGTCGGAGCTGGCGCCGCTGGTGTACCGGGGCGCGCAGTACGTGACCGTGTCGGAGGCGTCGCGCGCGGACCTGGTCGCACTCGGCGTGAACCGCGGGGACATCGCCATCATCGAAAACGGTGTCGACCCCGTTCCCGCCGACTTGCCGTCGCTGAAGCCCGACGGGAAGACCCACCTCGTGGTGCTGTCGCGGTTGGTGCCGCACAAGCGGATCGAGCAGGCCATCGACACTGTCCGCGACCTGCCCGGCGTGGTTCTCGACATTGTCGGCTCCGGCTGGTGGGAGGACCAGCTGCGCGCCTACGCCGCCGATCTCGGCGACCGCGTCATTTTCCACGGCCACGTCGGCGACGACTTGAAGCACGCCCTGCTCGCCCGGTCCGACCTGCACCTCATGCCGTCCGCGAAGGAGGGGTGGGGCATCGCGGTCATCGAGGCCGGCCAGCACGGCGTTCCCACCGTCGGCTACCGCGAGGCTGGTGGCCTGCGCGACTCCATTGCCGACGGCGAGACCGGCGTCCTCGTCGACACTGAGGCCGAATTCCGTGCCGCCGTCCGCGAGCTTGTCTCCGACCCCGACCGCCGTACCGCGCTCGGTGCCGCCGCCCGTCACCGCGCCTCCCAGTACTCGTGGCAGGAAACCGGCCGGAAATTCGCCGCGCTGCTCAGCCGGGTTGTCGGCTCGTTCACGTAA
- a CDS encoding class I SAM-dependent methyltransferase, whose product MDIRTERTRSFATLKRSVRLLRAFRHEQTRPEKFYGALAQDTAELLEALSGDVLGRGLDGQRVLDVGGGPGYFSEAFGERGAWYVGLEPSISEMSAAGLSGYGAVRGDGVALPFKDGCFDVTYSSNVVEHVPDPAAMCAEMLRVTRPGGLVVVSYTVWLGPFGGHETGLWPHYVGGEFARRRYERIHGRPPKNVWGKSLFAVSAKWGLAWADSSGAEKITAFPRYHPGCAWWLTSVPVVREFAVSNLVLALRA is encoded by the coding sequence ATGGACATTCGCACAGAACGCACGCGCAGCTTTGCGACGTTGAAGCGCTCAGTCAGGCTGCTGCGGGCGTTCCGGCACGAGCAGACCCGGCCGGAGAAGTTCTACGGGGCGTTGGCGCAGGACACGGCGGAGCTGCTCGAGGCGCTCAGCGGGGATGTGCTGGGCCGGGGGCTGGACGGTCAGCGCGTCCTGGACGTCGGCGGGGGTCCGGGGTATTTCTCGGAGGCGTTCGGGGAAAGGGGGGCGTGGTATGTGGGGCTGGAGCCGTCGATAAGCGAAATGTCGGCGGCTGGCTTGAGCGGCTACGGCGCGGTGCGCGGGGATGGCGTAGCGCTGCCGTTCAAGGACGGTTGCTTTGATGTGACGTACTCGTCGAATGTGGTCGAGCACGTCCCGGATCCTGCGGCGATGTGCGCGGAGATGCTGCGCGTGACGCGGCCGGGCGGGCTAGTCGTCGTGAGCTACACGGTGTGGCTGGGGCCGTTCGGCGGGCACGAGACGGGCCTGTGGCCGCATTATGTGGGCGGCGAGTTCGCGCGGCGGCGCTACGAGCGCATCCACGGGCGGCCGCCGAAGAATGTGTGGGGAAAATCGTTGTTCGCCGTCTCCGCGAAATGGGGTCTGGCCTGGGCGGACAGCAGCGGGGCAGAAAAAATCACCGCGTTCCCCCGCTACCACCCGGGGTGCGCCTGGTGGCTCACCTCGGTGCCAGTGGTGCGGGAGTTCGCGGTGTCGAACCTCGTGCTGGCCCTGCGGGCTTAG
- a CDS encoding phosphoenolpyruvate carboxykinase (GTP): MTAAVKGLQGQAPTENEQLIEWINDAVELFQPDQVVFADGSQEEWDRLAADLVEKGTLTKLNEEKRPNSFLARSHPSDVARVESRTFIASEIPEGAGPTNNWVAPDELKAEMTEHFRGSMKGRTMYVVPFCMGPISDPDPKLGVQLTDSAYVVMSMRIMTRMGQEALDKIGKDGDFVRCLHSVGAPLEEGQEDVAWPCNDTKYISQFPETKEIWSYGSGYGGNAILAKKCYALRIASVMAREEGWMAEHMLILKLIDPEGKAYHVTGAFPSACGKTNLAMITPTIPGWKAEVVGDDIAWLKLGDDGLYAVNPENGFFGVAPGTNYASNPNAMRSMEPGNTLFTNVALTDDGDVWWEGMDGETPEHLIDWQGNDWTPESTTPAAHPNSRYCVPITQCPSAAEEFDDWRGVKVDAILFGGRRPSTIPLVTEARDWNHGTMIGSLLASGQTAASLEAKVGSLRHDPMAMLPFIGYNVGDYIQNWIDRGEEGGDRMPSIFLVNWFRRGDDGRFLWPGFGENSRVLKWIVDRIEGRVEADETVAGNVARAEDLDLSGLDTPIEDVREALAVNPEEFAADFEEGKEYLGTLGDRVPQEIFDELEKSRSMI, from the coding sequence ATGACCGCTGCAGTGAAGGGGCTTCAGGGCCAGGCGCCCACCGAGAACGAGCAGTTGATCGAGTGGATCAACGACGCAGTCGAATTGTTCCAGCCGGATCAGGTGGTTTTCGCTGACGGTTCCCAGGAGGAATGGGACCGTCTCGCCGCCGACCTGGTGGAGAAGGGCACGCTGACCAAGCTCAACGAGGAAAAGCGCCCGAACAGCTTCCTTGCCCGTTCCCACCCGTCCGACGTGGCGCGTGTGGAGTCCCGCACCTTCATCGCCTCCGAGATCCCCGAAGGTGCCGGCCCCACCAATAACTGGGTCGCCCCGGACGAGCTCAAAGCCGAGATGACCGAGCACTTCCGCGGCTCCATGAAGGGTCGCACCATGTACGTCGTGCCATTTTGCATGGGCCCGATCTCCGACCCGGATCCCAAGCTGGGCGTGCAGCTCACCGACTCCGCATACGTGGTCATGTCCATGCGCATCATGACGCGCATGGGCCAGGAAGCCCTGGACAAGATCGGCAAGGACGGCGACTTCGTGCGCTGCCTCCACTCCGTCGGCGCCCCGCTCGAGGAAGGCCAGGAAGACGTCGCGTGGCCGTGCAACGACACCAAGTACATCTCCCAGTTCCCGGAGACCAAGGAGATCTGGTCCTACGGCTCCGGCTACGGCGGCAACGCCATCCTGGCGAAGAAGTGCTACGCGCTGCGCATTGCTTCCGTCATGGCGAGGGAAGAGGGCTGGATGGCCGAGCACATGCTCATCCTGAAGCTCATCGACCCGGAGGGCAAGGCCTACCACGTCACCGGCGCATTCCCGTCCGCCTGCGGCAAGACCAACCTGGCGATGATCACCCCGACCATCCCGGGCTGGAAGGCTGAGGTCGTCGGCGATGACATCGCATGGCTCAAGCTTGGCGACGACGGTCTGTACGCCGTCAACCCCGAGAACGGCTTCTTCGGCGTCGCCCCGGGCACCAACTACGCCTCCAATCCGAACGCGATGCGTTCCATGGAGCCGGGCAACACCCTGTTCACCAACGTCGCACTCACCGACGACGGCGATGTCTGGTGGGAGGGCATGGACGGCGAGACCCCGGAGCACCTCATCGACTGGCAGGGCAACGACTGGACACCGGAATCCACCACCCCGGCCGCCCACCCGAACTCCCGCTACTGCGTGCCGATCACCCAGTGCCCGTCCGCAGCGGAAGAGTTCGACGACTGGCGCGGCGTGAAGGTCGACGCGATCCTGTTCGGCGGCCGCCGTCCGAGCACCATCCCGCTGGTCACCGAGGCCCGCGACTGGAACCACGGCACCATGATCGGTTCCCTGCTCGCCTCCGGTCAGACCGCCGCCTCCCTGGAGGCCAAGGTCGGCTCCCTGCGCCACGACCCGATGGCGATGCTGCCGTTCATCGGCTACAACGTCGGCGACTACATCCAGAACTGGATCGACCGCGGCGAAGAGGGCGGCGACCGCATGCCGTCGATCTTCCTGGTCAACTGGTTCCGCCGCGGCGACGACGGCCGATTCCTGTGGCCGGGCTTCGGCGAGAATTCCCGCGTGCTGAAGTGGATCGTCGATCGCATTGAGGGCCGCGTCGAGGCTGACGAGACCGTGGCCGGCAATGTCGCCCGTGCCGAGGATCTCGACCTTTCCGGCCTGGACACCCCGATCGAGGATGTGCGCGAAGCCCTCGCCGTCAACCCGGAGGAATTCGCCGCCGACTTCGAGGAGGGCAAGGAGTACCTGGGCACCCTTGGCGACCGCGTCCCGCAGGAGATCTTCGACGAACTGGAGAAGTCCCGCTCGATGATCTAA
- the trmB gene encoding tRNA (guanosine(46)-N7)-methyltransferase TrmB has product MERDGLGELPSGRPPQTEFDTGLDYPRLGSVTFRRGTLTDNQQTLFDEHWPRLGRVLAHSDEEQWIDYDEWFGRAGHPTIVEIGSGTGTSTAAMAPLEADTNVIAVELYKPGLAKLLGSVVRGGIENVRMVRGDGVEVLARMIEPESLDAVRIFFPDPWPKARHHKRRIIQSGTLNLIATRLKKGGVLHVATDHAGYAEWIDELVEVEPALEYKGWPWDEAPILTDRQVITKFEGKGLDKEHVIREYLWVKK; this is encoded by the coding sequence GTGGAAAGGGACGGCCTCGGCGAGCTTCCGTCCGGCCGCCCGCCGCAGACCGAATTCGACACCGGCCTGGATTACCCGCGCTTAGGGTCGGTCACGTTCCGCCGCGGCACGTTGACGGACAACCAGCAGACGCTTTTCGACGAGCACTGGCCCCGCCTCGGCCGCGTCCTTGCCCATTCCGACGAGGAACAGTGGATCGACTACGACGAGTGGTTCGGCCGCGCCGGCCACCCGACGATCGTGGAGATCGGCTCGGGCACGGGCACTTCCACGGCCGCTATGGCGCCGCTGGAGGCGGACACGAATGTGATCGCGGTGGAGCTGTACAAGCCGGGGCTGGCGAAGCTTTTGGGCTCGGTGGTTCGCGGGGGCATCGAGAACGTCCGCATGGTGCGCGGCGACGGCGTTGAGGTTCTGGCACGGATGATCGAGCCGGAATCGCTCGATGCCGTCCGCATCTTCTTCCCCGACCCGTGGCCGAAGGCGCGGCACCACAAACGCCGCATCATCCAGTCGGGCACGCTGAACCTCATCGCGACGCGCCTGAAGAAAGGCGGAGTGCTGCACGTGGCCACCGACCACGCCGGCTACGCCGAGTGGATCGACGAGCTCGTCGAGGTCGAGCCAGCCCTGGAGTACAAGGGCTGGCCGTGGGACGAGGCGCCGATTTTGACCGACCGACAAGTGATCACGAAATTCGAGGGCAAAGGACTCGACAAAGAGCACGTGATTCGCGAGTACCTGTGGGTGAAAAAATGA
- a CDS encoding NYN domain-containing protein yields the protein MTDLHTSTHPYTAGAQAGPDNLLLVWDAPNLDMGLGAILGGRPTAAYRPRFDAIGRWLAMRAVELGSDTGTTVEPEATVFTNVAPGGADVVRPWVEALRNVGFAVFAKPKADEDSDVDEDMVEHIRRRQAEGVLRGVVVASADGQNFQELLDELADDGLPVTVLGFHEHASWAVTSQTISFVDLEDIPGVFREPLPRVNLDQLPEEGAWLQPFRPLSVLLNKG from the coding sequence ATGACAGATCTGCACACGTCCACGCACCCCTACACCGCCGGGGCGCAGGCCGGACCGGACAATCTCCTGCTCGTGTGGGACGCGCCGAACCTGGACATGGGCCTCGGCGCGATTCTCGGCGGGCGCCCGACGGCGGCGTACCGCCCGCGCTTCGACGCGATCGGACGCTGGCTGGCCATGCGCGCCGTCGAGCTCGGCTCCGACACGGGCACGACGGTCGAGCCGGAGGCGACGGTGTTCACCAATGTCGCTCCCGGAGGCGCGGATGTCGTTAGGCCGTGGGTGGAAGCGCTGCGGAATGTGGGTTTCGCGGTCTTCGCCAAGCCGAAGGCGGACGAGGATTCGGACGTGGACGAGGACATGGTGGAGCACATTCGCCGTCGTCAAGCGGAAGGCGTGCTGCGCGGCGTCGTCGTCGCGTCCGCGGACGGGCAGAATTTCCAGGAGCTTCTCGACGAGCTCGCTGACGACGGCCTGCCCGTCACCGTTCTCGGATTCCACGAACACGCCAGCTGGGCAGTGACCTCGCAAACCATTTCATTCGTAGACTTGGAGGACATTCCCGGGGTGTTCCGCGAGCCGCTGCCGCGCGTCAACCTGGACCAGCTGCCGGAGGAGGGCGCATGGCTGCAGCCCTTCCGCCCGCTGTCTGTGCTGCTGAATAAGGGCTAG